In Herbinix luporum, a single window of DNA contains:
- a CDS encoding phosphate ABC transporter substrate-binding protein, with translation MRKILKKKLIFTAVIFIISLMGILTGCTSNNNDKSITEDEDIKQENSKNQDNNSKNEILKGSLTMSGSTSMEKLANIASEAFMIKYPNVLVSAEFVGSSAGVEQVLTGAVDIGNASRSLKDSEKASGAVENIVAIDGIAVIVDKSNGVSNLSKKQLIDIYTGVINNWSEVGGKNQPIVVIGREAGSGTRGAFEEILEIEDKCKYSNEINSTGGVMAKVSSIPGAIGYVSIDIIDDSVNVLAIEGVEASAENIKGGNYLLSRPFVMATKGEISKQNEIIQEFFSFLASEEGKKLIESVGLIPAE, from the coding sequence ATGAGAAAAATATTAAAGAAAAAATTAATTTTTACGGCTGTGATTTTTATAATTAGCCTTATGGGAATTTTAACCGGATGCACAAGCAATAATAATGATAAGAGCATCACTGAAGATGAGGATATAAAGCAAGAAAATAGTAAAAATCAAGATAATAACTCTAAAAATGAAATTCTAAAAGGCAGTTTAACTATGTCCGGTTCTACATCTATGGAGAAACTGGCAAATATCGCATCAGAAGCCTTTATGATTAAGTACCCCAATGTTTTAGTATCTGCCGAGTTTGTAGGATCTAGTGCCGGTGTCGAACAGGTACTTACAGGAGCAGTTGATATAGGAAATGCCTCTAGAAGCCTTAAGGACAGTGAAAAAGCATCAGGAGCCGTGGAAAATATTGTGGCCATAGATGGTATTGCTGTTATTGTGGATAAAAGTAACGGGGTAAGTAATTTATCAAAAAAACAGTTGATTGATATTTATACCGGAGTAATTAACAATTGGAGTGAAGTAGGGGGTAAAAACCAACCTATTGTTGTAATCGGAAGAGAAGCCGGTTCCGGAACCAGAGGAGCTTTTGAAGAAATTCTTGAGATTGAAGATAAATGTAAGTATTCAAATGAAATTAACAGTACCGGTGGTGTTATGGCTAAGGTTTCATCTATACCGGGAGCAATTGGATATGTATCTATTGATATTATAGATGACTCGGTAAATGTGCTTGCCATAGAAGGGGTAGAAGCAAGTGCAGAAAATATTAAAGGGGGTAATTACTTATTAAGCCGTCCCTTTGTAATGGCTACTAAGGGTGAAATATCTAAGCAAAATGAAATTATACAGGAATTCTTTAGTTTCTTAGCATCAGAGGAAGGTAAAAAATTAATTGAAAGTGTAGGGCTAATACCTGCAGAGTAA
- a CDS encoding DUF3881 family protein: MHSYLRSIGFSNINNRSELNKLINLVLDDASDRKTIQINYQNSLTELSMKFGPDFGITLRGEYDQDDVFHLDNYYPFLYGYGSNVKEEVSINKRVDTEAYTGMCDDYRLGVSLIFYLQNVAEYLEKHNNKKDLHQNVPITLSALSLEGRILLPIVKDEIQVKNLSAEKINRSNLIAEAKKGNQDAIDSLTLDDIDTYAMVSRRAKKEDIYSIVDTCFIPFGSESDNYSIIANIVDSRLVVNSYTKEEVYDLDLICNDITFRLCINKEDLLGEPLPGRRFKGNIWMQGKINF, from the coding sequence ATGCACAGTTATTTGAGATCAATTGGATTTAGTAATATAAATAATAGATCAGAATTAAATAAATTAATAAATTTAGTTTTAGATGATGCATCTGATAGAAAAACAATACAAATAAACTATCAAAATAGCTTAACTGAATTATCAATGAAATTCGGTCCGGATTTTGGAATAACTCTAAGGGGAGAATATGATCAAGATGATGTCTTTCATTTAGATAATTACTATCCATTTTTATATGGTTACGGATCCAATGTGAAAGAGGAAGTATCTATAAATAAAAGGGTAGATACAGAGGCTTATACGGGAATGTGTGATGACTACCGTTTAGGAGTATCATTAATATTTTACCTTCAAAATGTTGCAGAGTATTTGGAAAAACATAACAATAAAAAAGACCTGCATCAAAATGTTCCTATTACACTGTCTGCTTTATCCTTAGAAGGTAGAATATTATTACCCATAGTTAAGGATGAAATTCAGGTAAAGAACCTTAGTGCCGAAAAAATAAACAGAAGTAATCTTATAGCAGAAGCAAAAAAAGGTAACCAAGATGCTATTGATAGTCTTACCTTAGATGATATTGATACCTATGCCATGGTATCACGTAGAGCCAAGAAAGAAGATATTTATTCCATAGTGGATACCTGTTTTATTCCCTTTGGTTCTGAATCAGACAATTACAGTATTATAGCCAATATAGTGGATAGTAGATTAGTTGTTAATTCATATACCAAGGAAGAAGTTTATGATTTAGACTTAATATGTAACGATATCACCTTTCGTCTTTGTATTAATAAAGAAGACCTTCTTGGTGAGCCCTTACCGGGAAGAAGATTCAAAGGAAATATTTGGATGCAAGGAAAAATAAACTTTTAA
- a CDS encoding HD-GYP domain-containing protein yields the protein MRIISVDSIKGYERLAKDILNENNSVLMTAGTIVKKEYISRLKALNIEYIYVEDDISEGITFDDSLEHQIEKQCLETVKEILSKYTYHSNKELEEITTIADDIIYDIMQNPDVIYNLSTIRNKSEMTYSHSLNVCALSVILAIKLKLSKKMIRDIAIGCLLHDIGFTYITMDYSDLIMDKCSEKEQKEIKKHIIYGYSAIEKMDWLSPVSKDIIISHHERLDGSGYPFHLKGNKIKIGSKIAAVCDEFDSRVYGNLLPKMKVHDAIDFIVSQAEVKFDLEVVKAFVASVAAYPIGSLVITNKNEIGIVLRQNPKCPTRPVIRIIQDAKGDKVNTWIEKDLTKELTLFITDTIIN from the coding sequence ATGAGAATTATTTCCGTTGATTCTATAAAAGGATATGAACGTTTAGCTAAAGATATATTAAATGAGAATAATTCTGTATTAATGACAGCCGGAACAATAGTAAAAAAAGAATATATAAGCCGTTTAAAGGCATTAAATATTGAGTATATTTATGTAGAAGATGATATTAGTGAAGGTATTACTTTTGACGATAGCCTTGAGCATCAAATTGAAAAGCAATGTCTAGAGACTGTTAAAGAAATACTAAGTAAATATACATACCATTCAAATAAAGAATTAGAAGAAATTACGACAATTGCTGATGATATTATATATGATATCATGCAGAATCCAGACGTTATTTATAATTTATCTACCATTAGAAATAAAAGTGAAATGACATATTCCCATTCATTGAATGTATGTGCCCTTTCAGTAATATTAGCAATAAAGTTAAAGTTATCAAAGAAAATGATTAGGGATATAGCTATAGGTTGTCTTCTACATGATATAGGTTTTACATATATTACCATGGATTACAGTGACCTTATTATGGATAAATGCTCAGAGAAAGAACAAAAAGAAATAAAGAAGCATATTATCTATGGATATTCGGCTATAGAAAAAATGGATTGGTTATCACCTGTATCTAAAGATATTATTATAAGTCATCATGAGCGATTGGACGGTTCGGGCTATCCTTTTCATTTAAAGGGAAATAAAATCAAAATAGGAAGTAAGATAGCTGCCGTCTGTGACGAGTTTGATAGCAGGGTATATGGTAATCTGTTACCAAAAATGAAAGTACATGATGCTATTGATTTTATAGTAAGTCAGGCAGAAGTCAAGTTTGATCTTGAGGTGGTTAAGGCATTTGTCGCCTCTGTTGCTGCATACCCTATAGGTTCATTGGTTATCACAAATAAAAATGAAATTGGAATAGTGCTTAGACAAAATCCAAAATGTCCTACAAGACCTGTAATTCGTATAATACAGGATGCAAAGGGTGATAAAGTAAATACATGGATTGAGAAAGATCTAACTAAGGAATTAACTTTATTTATTACTGATACAATAATTAACTAG
- a CDS encoding DUF4446 family protein, with product MYWLELVEENIIYITIGLACMLIILFIINIILISKQRKLTKRYKKFMQGSNGESLEEIIREKFTDIDILKSDSKKLNQEIEKINENLTITFQKIGVVKYDAFKEMGGKLSFVIALLDKNNDGIILNSVHSSREGCYTYLKEIIKGESFLELSKEEKSALNQAINYKTIME from the coding sequence ATGTACTGGTTAGAATTGGTTGAAGAAAACATTATATACATTACCATAGGCCTTGCCTGTATGCTTATAATATTATTTATTATCAATATTATTCTAATATCAAAACAAAGAAAATTAACAAAAAGATATAAAAAATTCATGCAGGGATCAAATGGTGAAAGCTTGGAAGAAATAATAAGGGAAAAGTTTACAGATATTGATATACTTAAATCAGACAGTAAGAAACTTAACCAAGAAATAGAAAAAATTAATGAAAATCTAACAATAACCTTTCAAAAAATAGGTGTTGTAAAATATGATGCTTTTAAAGAAATGGGTGGAAAATTAAGTTTTGTTATAGCCTTGCTTGATAAAAATAATGATGGTATAATTTTAAACTCTGTCCATAGTAGTAGAGAGGGTTGTTATACGTATTTAAAAGAAATAATAAAAGGAGAGTCATTCCTAGAATTATCAAAAGAGGAGAAGTCAGCATTAAACCAAGCTATAAATTATAAAACAATTATGGAATAG
- a CDS encoding ParB/RepB/Spo0J family partition protein: protein MSAIRRGLGKGLDIMIPARISESESSGKDNVSRETLVPIHEIEPNKSQPRKKFDEEALQELAESIKQYGVIQPLIVQKRDRYYEIIAGERRWRAARLAGLKEVPVIIKDYSPQEIVEIALIENIQREDLNPIEEAHAYQRLIQEFNLKQEEVAERVSKSRTAITNSLRLLKLDHRVQQMLIDNHISNGHARALLPLEDPNLQYGTACRIYNEKLSVRETEKLVKKLLKGNAVKETASTNEDSFIYKNLEEKLKNIIGTKVSIHRKNKNKGKIEIEYYSDEDLERIMDMFYNLK from the coding sequence ATGTCTGCTATTAGAAGAGGACTGGGAAAAGGACTAGATATTATGATACCGGCAAGGATTTCTGAATCAGAGTCATCTGGTAAAGATAATGTTTCACGTGAAACATTAGTGCCTATTCATGAGATAGAGCCTAACAAATCACAGCCACGAAAAAAATTTGATGAAGAAGCCCTTCAAGAATTAGCTGAATCCATAAAGCAATATGGAGTAATACAGCCTTTAATTGTACAAAAAAGAGATCGGTATTATGAAATTATAGCCGGTGAAAGAAGGTGGAGGGCAGCTAGGCTTGCGGGATTAAAAGAAGTTCCTGTAATTATAAAAGATTATAGTCCACAGGAAATTGTAGAAATAGCTCTAATTGAGAATATTCAAAGAGAGGATTTAAATCCTATAGAGGAAGCACATGCGTACCAAAGATTAATTCAAGAATTTAATTTGAAGCAAGAAGAAGTGGCTGAAAGAGTTTCTAAAAGTAGAACTGCCATAACAAATTCTTTGCGTTTATTAAAGCTAGACCATAGAGTCCAGCAAATGCTTATAGATAATCATATATCCAATGGACATGCCAGGGCATTATTACCTTTGGAAGATCCAAATTTACAATATGGAACAGCTTGTAGGATATATAATGAAAAATTAAGCGTAAGAGAAACTGAAAAGTTAGTCAAAAAGTTGTTAAAAGGTAATGCTGTAAAAGAGACAGCATCAACTAACGAGGATTCCTTTATATATAAAAACCTAGAGGAAAAACTAAAGAATATTATCGGTACTAAGGTTTCCATACATAGAAAAAACAAAAACAAAGGTAAGATAGAGATAGAATATTATTCTGACGAGGATTTAGAAAGAATAATGGACATGTTTTATAATCTAAAATAA
- a CDS encoding ParA family protein gives MGRVIAIANQKGGVGKTTTAINLSACLAEREKKVLAIDIDPQGNTTSGLGIDKINLEKTIYHMMIGDSTFNECLINTEFENLDILPSNVNLAGAEIELIGIEDREYILKSHIDRIKDDYDFIIIDCPPSLSTLTVNAMTTADSILVPIQCEFYALEGLTQLMHTINLVKKRLNPSLKIEGVVFTMFDARTNLSLQVVENVKENLNHNIYKTIIPRNVRLAEAPSHGLPINIYDSKSAGADGYRQLADEVIENDKYN, from the coding sequence ATGGGAAGGGTAATTGCAATCGCCAATCAAAAAGGAGGAGTCGGTAAAACAACAACAGCAATAAATTTATCGGCATGTCTAGCTGAAAGAGAAAAAAAAGTTTTGGCGATAGATATTGATCCTCAGGGAAATACAACAAGTGGATTAGGAATAGATAAAATTAATTTAGAAAAAACAATTTATCATATGATGATAGGTGATAGTACTTTTAATGAATGTCTGATTAATACCGAATTTGAGAACTTAGATATTTTACCTTCTAACGTAAACTTGGCAGGAGCTGAAATCGAATTAATAGGTATAGAGGATAGGGAATATATATTAAAGAGCCATATAGATAGGATAAAGGATGATTATGATTTTATTATTATTGATTGTCCCCCTTCATTAAGTACACTGACAGTTAATGCAATGACTACTGCAGATTCAATTCTGGTTCCAATTCAATGTGAATTCTATGCTTTGGAAGGATTAACTCAACTGATGCATACAATAAACTTAGTAAAAAAGAGATTAAATCCATCCTTGAAAATTGAAGGTGTTGTTTTTACTATGTTTGATGCTCGTACTAATCTTTCATTACAGGTTGTTGAAAACGTCAAAGAAAACCTTAATCATAATATCTATAAAACAATTATACCGAGAAATGTACGGTTAGCTGAAGCCCCTAGTCACGGTTTACCTATTAATATCTACGATTCAAAATCAGCAGGGGCAGATGGTTATAGGCAATTAGCTGATGAAGTGATTGAAAATGATAAATATAACTGA
- a CDS encoding response regulator, producing the protein MSKPINIMIADDHSMVREGIKQILELDGDIKVVAEAGNGRECIETLDDSITDVLLLDINMPNINGLKVLQHLREKKSKIKILILTIHNEVEYLIKAVEFGVDGYVLKDSSSSVLKKAIFTVLNGDTYIQPELRPILKRRMDEKASNASLIENSLTRRELEVLKLLAEGLFNKEIAYTLSISEKTVKNHVSNIFRKINVSDRTQAAVYAIKHNIVDIF; encoded by the coding sequence ATGAGCAAACCAATTAATATAATGATTGCCGATGATCATTCTATGGTCAGGGAAGGAATTAAACAGATACTAGAATTAGATGGTGATATAAAGGTAGTAGCTGAGGCTGGTAATGGGCGAGAATGTATAGAAACATTAGATGATAGTATAACAGATGTACTTTTATTGGATATTAATATGCCTAATATAAATGGTTTAAAAGTATTACAGCATTTAAGAGAAAAGAAATCAAAGATAAAAATCTTAATATTAACTATTCATAATGAGGTAGAATATCTTATTAAGGCTGTCGAATTTGGTGTAGACGGTTATGTATTAAAAGATTCTAGTTCTTCAGTTTTAAAGAAAGCTATTTTTACAGTTTTAAATGGTGATACTTATATCCAACCGGAATTAAGGCCAATATTAAAAAGGCGGATGGATGAAAAAGCATCTAATGCCAGTTTAATTGAAAATTCTCTAACCAGAAGAGAATTAGAAGTTTTAAAATTACTGGCTGAAGGATTATTCAATAAGGAGATAGCTTATACTCTTAGCATCAGTGAAAAAACCGTTAAAAATCATGTATCTAATATTTTTAGAAAAATAAATGTTTCTGATAGAACCCAGGCTGCTGTATATGCAATAAAACATAATATAGTTGATATATTCTAG
- a CDS encoding sensor histidine kinase: MYDSDIFLEDTDKLKNFVSGLIKEYENNLKLVKDKRKSYLNKLSEKEAASFLCISNKDSLLFPTSYKGINIEELKLEIAEIEEDINRLTHKEESLKYDIMQFKRIRAFLEEKKQLYCNSDHKYLKIQEQDRQRIARDLHDSTIQILSSLIHKIELCTRLVDMDPVRTRLELITMTNTIKEVIGEIREIIYNLNPMSLEDLGLITTVERFINQLMMNHDIKVSFNYNEEKKDILGIVNLSIFRIIQEACNNAIKHAEAKSIEINIFYNEKYINISVKDDGKGFDTELKQNIKNDNYTGYGLSFMKERVNLLSGKINIESNINKGTIVTVKVPITISEGEE, translated from the coding sequence ATGTATGACAGTGACATTTTTCTAGAGGATACCGATAAATTAAAGAATTTTGTTAGTGGACTAATTAAAGAATATGAGAATAATTTAAAACTAGTTAAGGATAAAAGAAAATCATATTTGAATAAATTATCTGAGAAAGAAGCTGCTAGTTTTCTATGCATATCAAATAAAGACAGCTTATTGTTTCCGACTAGTTATAAGGGTATTAATATTGAAGAATTAAAATTAGAAATTGCAGAAATAGAAGAGGATATAAATAGGCTTACACATAAAGAGGAAAGTCTAAAATATGATATTATGCAATTTAAGAGGATAAGGGCTTTTCTAGAGGAAAAAAAGCAATTATACTGTAATTCAGATCATAAATATTTAAAAATACAAGAACAAGATAGGCAGAGAATAGCCAGAGATCTTCATGATTCAACCATACAGATACTATCTAGCTTAATACATAAAATTGAATTATGTACTAGGTTAGTAGATATGGATCCTGTACGGACAAGGCTTGAACTGATAACCATGACTAATACCATAAAAGAAGTTATCGGTGAAATTAGAGAAATAATTTATAATTTAAATCCTATGTCCTTGGAGGATTTGGGTCTGATAACAACCGTTGAAAGATTTATTAATCAGTTGATGATGAATCATGATATAAAGGTTAGTTTTAATTATAATGAAGAAAAGAAAGATATATTAGGCATTGTAAATTTGTCAATATTTCGCATAATACAGGAAGCTTGTAATAATGCAATAAAACATGCAGAGGCAAAATCCATAGAGATAAATATATTTTACAATGAAAAATATATTAATATATCGGTAAAGGATGACGGCAAAGGTTTTGATACTGAGTTAAAGCAAAATATAAAGAATGACAATTATACCGGTTATGGATTATCCTTTATGAAGGAACGGGTAAATCTATTATCGGGTAAGATAAATATAGAATCAAACATAAATAAAGGAACAATTGTTACTGTTAAAGTACCTATAACGATAAGTGAAGGGGAAGAGTGA
- a CDS encoding GNAT family N-acetyltransferase yields MVFAKLVSNKERYDEVSQILREVFVNELEYDEKLVLDISNQEVFHVILYDGLKEDKAIASGRLEIINDRAYIKWIAVKKTYRNKKYGDMILRILIDKAKNLSIPNIYAIIPKALVEIFKKIGFDYPVENMKDYINYNEKDIIMKYNNQALSCCHK; encoded by the coding sequence GTGGTATTTGCAAAATTAGTTTCAAATAAGGAGAGATATGATGAGGTTAGTCAAATACTTCGTGAGGTATTTGTTAATGAGTTAGAATATGATGAGAAACTTGTTTTAGATATTTCAAATCAAGAGGTTTTTCATGTAATACTATATGATGGCTTAAAAGAGGATAAAGCTATTGCAAGCGGAAGACTTGAGATTATTAATGATAGGGCTTATATAAAATGGATAGCTGTTAAAAAGACCTATAGGAATAAAAAATATGGGGATATGATACTTCGAATTTTAATTGATAAAGCTAAAAACTTATCTATTCCTAATATTTATGCTATAATTCCTAAAGCTTTAGTTGAAATATTTAAGAAAATAGGATTTGATTATCCGGTAGAAAATATGAAAGATTATATTAATTATAATGAAAAAGATATTATAATGAAATATAATAACCAAGCATTAAGTTGCTGCCATAAATAG